Proteins from a genomic interval of Anolis sagrei isolate rAnoSag1 chromosome 1, rAnoSag1.mat, whole genome shotgun sequence:
- the LTO1 gene encoding protein LTO1 homolog, with protein MEEGGLEPDAFDAIVMAEARFHGEGYQEGYAEGLHAGVIEGRQYGVQQGANIGLEIGSYLGFAVTWKKLLNASSDEKHSKKAKVLESLIEMIEKFPHEDPVYERLQDDLEKIRGRFKQACSLLHIPSDARLGSGGSALTF; from the exons ATGGAAGAAGGCGGCCTTGAGCCGGATGCTTTCGACGCCATCGTCATGGCAGAGGCAAG ATTTCATGGCGAAGGCTACCAGGAAGGCTATGCTGAAGGACTTCATGCTGGTGTCATTGAAGGAAGGCAATATGGAGTGCAGCAAGGGGCTAACATTGGATTAGAA ATTGGGTCATATCTTGGTTTTGCAGTGACATGGAAGAAATTGCTTAATGCCAGTTCTGATGAAAAACACAG TAAAAAGGCAAAAGTTCTAGAGTCCTTAATAGAGATgattgagaaatttccccatgAAGATCCAGTCTATGAGAGACTTCAAGATGACCTAGAGAAAATTAGAGGACGATTCAAGCAG GCTTGTTCATTGCTGCATATTCCATCTGATGCTCGACTTGGATCTGGAGGATCTGCTCTCACATTCTGA